A genomic window from Syntrophus gentianae includes:
- a CDS encoding response regulator, producing MSESIDVIIVDDEPVVCSVIAETIETFYTWGDVFSFTDVDAAIAHCRQKKAGVAIFILDVFLGQETAFSFLDAIADKFPMAYEDTIIITGNASSNIVDMCIASDISYLIEKPLRTFTLQLAVRAIVAKYIRFAKRLLEDPVLAQTVAGL from the coding sequence ATGTCTGAAAGCATTGATGTCATTATTGTAGATGATGAACCGGTCGTTTGTTCCGTCATTGCCGAGACGATAGAAACTTTCTACACCTGGGGGGATGTTTTCTCCTTTACCGATGTTGACGCCGCCATTGCGCACTGCCGGCAGAAAAAAGCGGGGGTGGCCATTTTTATCCTGGATGTTTTCCTCGGTCAGGAAACAGCCTTCAGCTTCCTGGACGCCATAGCCGACAAGTTTCCCATGGCCTATGAGGATACGATCATCATCACGGGCAACGCGAGCTCCAATATCGTCGACATGTGCATTGCATCGGACATTTCCTATCTCATCGAAAAACCCCTCCGCACCTTTACGCTGCAGCTCGCCGTCCGGGCCATTGTAGCCAAGTATATCCGCTTTGCCAAAAGGCTGCTTGAAGATCCGGTTCTTGCGCAGACCGTCGCCGGACTTTAG
- a CDS encoding sigma-54-dependent Fis family transcriptional regulator, with product MKTLLRITSLLTNPSNVEEIMQKILDDVVDALGFDQGIIRMCDGSRQFLETRVVKNYKPEEAKRAFSVAINLSHDCVASKVYKTGQAMVIEDVSTDPRMTETDRLLTRLNDRGSIFCAPLKIGNVVFGITATWCRQETSFFPEMMDLFLTFANQMSIIIHNAQLFDNNAEKIRQLTVLGKAVSEMNSSYVLDNHIREVLTEAALDISSASKALFYIIDDDKNRFLIHDGKQVTTEEKQLRNSRIEPSIIPQAISSNAIVVKQPPITEDGSIPIFDGLDSELAIPLHIGDKFRGALYLAKERSQYTPDQINVLDILVKNACTAYDNSIMHSLLSREAKSLKTEVEKLKEREDFLLGFDNIIGTSTKMAGIFHVIKEVAGHNTPVLIQGESGTGKELIARAIHRQSNRNTRAFVDVNCAAIPGTLLESELFGYEAGAFTDARKKKIGLLDYANGGTMLLDEIGDMSFPLQAKFLRVLEEGHIRRLGGTENIPIDVRFVFSTNKDLSKMVNDGLFREDLYYRISVVPIVLPPLRERGEDILLLAKHYVREFNKKFRKKVRGFSKEAEQILLAYRWAGNVRELKNIMERVMILQNVGTTILPENLPAEMRAADEGGNYRISMDTFLPNLTSGSMDYTAITEEITNKIKGKILERALEMSRGRKSEAAKLLNISRYKLIREQKKSGIS from the coding sequence TTGAAGACACTCCTTCGGATCACTTCCCTGCTCACAAATCCGTCCAATGTCGAAGAGATCATGCAGAAAATCCTCGACGATGTTGTCGATGCCCTGGGATTTGATCAGGGAATTATTCGAATGTGTGACGGTTCCCGACAATTTCTGGAAACACGGGTCGTGAAAAATTATAAACCCGAAGAAGCGAAAAGGGCATTTTCCGTGGCCATCAATTTGAGTCATGACTGTGTCGCGTCCAAGGTCTATAAAACGGGACAGGCGATGGTCATCGAGGATGTGTCGACGGACCCGCGGATGACGGAGACGGATCGTCTCTTGACGAGACTCAATGATCGGGGATCCATATTTTGCGCCCCCCTGAAGATTGGAAACGTGGTTTTCGGGATTACAGCAACGTGGTGCCGTCAGGAAACAAGCTTCTTTCCGGAAATGATGGATCTCTTTCTGACCTTTGCGAATCAGATGAGCATCATCATTCATAATGCGCAGCTTTTCGATAATAATGCCGAAAAAATCCGTCAGTTGACCGTTCTGGGAAAGGCCGTGTCCGAGATGAATTCCAGCTATGTCCTGGACAATCATATTCGGGAAGTCCTGACCGAAGCCGCGCTGGATATCTCCTCTGCATCCAAAGCCTTATTTTATATCATCGATGATGACAAGAACCGGTTCCTTATCCATGATGGGAAGCAGGTGACGACCGAAGAAAAGCAGCTCCGGAATTCACGGATTGAACCAAGCATCATTCCCCAGGCCATTTCATCGAATGCCATTGTCGTGAAGCAGCCTCCTATTACAGAGGATGGCTCCATTCCAATATTTGACGGGCTTGATTCGGAGTTGGCCATTCCGCTGCATATCGGGGACAAGTTCAGGGGGGCTTTGTATCTTGCAAAAGAGCGGAGCCAGTATACGCCGGATCAGATCAATGTTCTGGATATCCTGGTGAAAAATGCCTGCACGGCCTATGACAACTCCATCATGCATTCCCTGCTGTCCCGTGAGGCAAAGTCCTTGAAAACAGAAGTTGAGAAGCTCAAGGAGCGTGAGGATTTCCTTCTCGGCTTTGACAACATCATCGGGACCTCCACCAAAATGGCCGGCATTTTTCACGTGATCAAGGAAGTTGCCGGTCATAACACGCCGGTCCTGATTCAAGGTGAAAGCGGCACGGGAAAGGAGTTGATTGCCCGCGCCATTCATCGGCAGAGCAATCGAAACACCAGGGCCTTTGTGGATGTCAACTGCGCCGCCATCCCGGGGACGCTTCTGGAAAGCGAACTTTTCGGGTATGAGGCCGGGGCGTTTACCGATGCCCGGAAGAAAAAAATCGGTTTACTGGATTATGCCAATGGGGGAACGATGCTCCTCGATGAGATCGGTGACATGAGTTTTCCCCTGCAGGCTAAATTCCTGCGCGTTCTGGAAGAAGGACACATTCGTCGCCTGGGCGGAACGGAAAACATTCCCATCGATGTCCGCTTTGTGTTTTCCACGAACAAAGACCTGAGTAAAATGGTGAATGACGGCCTCTTTCGCGAGGATCTCTATTACCGGATCAGTGTTGTCCCGATTGTTCTGCCGCCCCTGAGAGAGAGGGGGGAAGACATCCTGTTGCTGGCCAAACATTATGTGAGGGAATTCAATAAAAAATTTCGCAAGAAGGTCAGAGGCTTCAGCAAAGAGGCGGAACAGATCCTTCTGGCCTACCGTTGGGCGGGCAATGTTCGAGAATTAAAAAATATCATGGAGCGGGTCATGATTCTGCAGAATGTCGGCACAACCATTCTGCCGGAAAATCTTCCCGCAGAAATGAGAGCCGCGGATGAAGGGGGCAACTATCGGATTTCCATGGATACTTTTCTCCCCAATCTCACCTCGGGAAGTATGGATTACACGGCAATCACGGAAGAAATCACAAACAAAATCAAAGGAAAGATCCTGGAAAGGGCTTTGGAA